From Parasphaerochaeta coccoides DSM 17374, a single genomic window includes:
- a CDS encoding iron-containing alcohol dehydrogenase: protein MPWRKPVLLEGKNSLARLPGFIKSKNVTTLLIVTDKGIASLGLMDALLSGLEKENLSFFVYDGTVPNPTIDNVEEALRMYQDNHCEAIIAFGGGSPMDCAKAVGARIARPRKSIMQMKGVFHVRKSLPPFFAIPTTAGTGSEATLASVISNPQTHEKFQIDDTSLIPRYAVLDPLLTVGLPGNITATTGMDALAHAVEAYIGNSNTRETKMLSRKAVNLIFQNIEKAYAQGNDLEARENMLKASHYAGLAFTQAYVGYVHAIAHALGGTYGIPHGLAVATVLPHVLEFYGKSVHRRLAELADVSGIGSPTDSSGQKAAQFIETIKRLNKTMGIPEGFSVINPQDIPLMAKRAYAEANPFYPVPRILSKQELEMLFSIVRIQ, encoded by the coding sequence CAAAGAACGTTACCACGCTTCTCATAGTGACTGATAAAGGCATTGCATCGCTCGGTCTGATGGATGCGCTCCTGAGCGGACTGGAAAAAGAAAACCTCTCTTTTTTCGTGTACGACGGTACGGTACCGAACCCGACCATTGACAATGTAGAGGAAGCCCTCCGCATGTACCAGGATAATCACTGCGAAGCAATCATAGCCTTTGGCGGCGGTTCCCCGATGGATTGTGCAAAAGCTGTCGGGGCACGGATAGCCCGACCACGAAAGAGCATCATGCAGATGAAAGGAGTTTTTCATGTGCGGAAAAGTCTTCCTCCTTTCTTTGCCATTCCCACTACAGCCGGGACGGGAAGTGAAGCGACTCTGGCATCTGTCATCTCGAATCCCCAGACACATGAGAAATTCCAGATTGATGACACAAGCCTGATCCCACGCTATGCAGTGCTTGACCCCCTGTTGACCGTAGGTCTTCCGGGAAACATCACGGCGACAACAGGCATGGATGCGCTGGCGCATGCGGTTGAAGCCTATATCGGGAACAGCAATACACGGGAAACGAAGATGTTGTCCAGAAAAGCAGTCAACCTTATTTTCCAGAATATTGAAAAAGCCTATGCTCAGGGAAATGACCTTGAGGCCAGGGAAAACATGCTGAAAGCATCCCACTATGCGGGTCTTGCATTCACACAGGCGTATGTCGGCTATGTCCATGCCATCGCTCATGCTTTGGGTGGAACCTATGGTATCCCTCACGGACTGGCTGTCGCGACAGTACTTCCCCATGTGCTGGAGTTCTATGGAAAATCCGTACATCGGAGACTTGCTGAGCTGGCAGATGTCTCCGGCATAGGTTCTCCCACGGATTCTTCTGGACAGAAAGCGGCGCAATTCATCGAAACAATCAAAAGATTGAATAAGACAATGGGCATCCCCGAAGGATTCAGCGTCATCAATCCTCAGGATATCCCTTTGATGGCAAAGCGGGCATACGCTGAAGCAAACCCGTTCTATCCTGTTCCCCGGATACTTTCGAAACAAGAACTTGAGATGCTTTTTTCAATTGTCCGAATACAGTGA